In the Fusarium falciforme chromosome 6, complete sequence genome, CCAAAGCCTAACGGGGAAGGCTCACAGCTTAGTTGTCGGAGCCTATGTTTCTAGCTTTCAGGTGTCTTTCCTACTTTGCATTGGGTTGGCCAGTGTTTGCCTACTGGCTTCGCTGTCATTGAACGAGAAACGGTTGCTGTAGAGAAAATGTAGGAAGCCGGTTGTGATATTGCTATGTTACCAAGGCTTCTAGTCGAAATCTTATTAGACCAGGTTGACACTCTCTATCCAAGGCTCGAACAGTTTATCCAGTCCCCATGCCGTGCCCATCATGTCTGAATTCATCGCCTTCACTTCGGTATACCCTGTTCGTTCCACGTACTGAGAACTTCCCATGCTATTACGAACAACCAAGCCAGCCAGAGATTCACATCCTTGTGTATATCCAAGCAGGATGACCTTGACGTGGCGCAAATCACAAGGCACCAAATTTTCTTCATCGAAGCAGAGGGTAAACTCTACATCCCGATACACCCAGATTGCGGACGTCTTGAGGGCTGGTGAGCCTTGGAGTGTGAACTTAGCCATTGGCACCAGAGGCACCCTTAGATAAAGGCTCCGCGTTTCTTGGCCCATCATCGGAATCATACTGGTTGAAAGCGGAAATATGGCGTCATCCTCAATGTTGGAAACCAGGGAACGTTCCAAACTGATAAATTCAATCGGCTTGGCAACTACCCAAGACCAGGTGGGACAGCTTGTTGATCGTCGGCCTTGTGGTCTCTTTTTGCCCCTCCAAAGGAGGCCATGGGCAAGATGAGAGAGAAATATGCCACCAAAGTATTTGTCTTCATGGAGCTCGGCCAACCGATGACCAAGGCCCTGAATCGCGGTCAGCCGGTCATCCTCGTAGCTCAGCTCCATGAACAGATAATTTTGGATCAGTCTTGTCCAAGCCAGCCACATGTCCGTCGTAGAGGGCTGGTTGAGAATTTTGTGACATCCAATAATCAGGGGAGCACTATAGTTCCCCGACAGATCCTTCCTTGCCTTCTCGAcatttttttccctcttcacTTGCTCGATCTTCCTCAAGCAGTCGCGGGGAGAGAGGCCCCAGTCGTCTGCCATATGAGCTATCTTTCTCTCTATCTCAATCTCTGAAGGCCATGATTCGGAATTTTGATAGAATTCAGAAGTTTTGCATATGCTAGGACATTGCCAAAAGACGGCTTCAGCGGTAATGTGGAGAATCCTTTTAGAGAGTAGGCGCTCCTGGAGACACCAGGCTCGTTCCTGCACAGGCTGATGTCGACAGGCCTCCCATAGGAGATTATTGGACGGGTTCTTTAGGAGATAGTAACTTTTGTGTCGACTACTGTAACCAAATGTGCACGTCTTGGTGTGATAATTTCCGATTTTTCGATCAGGAAATAGCCCTTCAGAGCTGTCCGAGAAGCCTGTAGCCGAGATGAGACAATATCCGCCGGCATAGTATGATTCCATCTTCGTGGCCTCCAGGTAAAAGTCTTCCAAGTTTTGAATGATGCACAGAGCATCTACCCAGAGGTAACGGATCTTCATGGCCCTTGTGAGTCTAATGGCATCCTGAATAGTCTGTGGAAGATCCTCAGTGTCGATGTTCTCCCGGCGTTTCCCGAAGTTTTGAGATGTGGTTTTTGCCGGGTTATTAGACTGGCCCCAGCAGTAACTGAGAGTCAAGTATTTAGGCGGCTCGGCGGCCTTGGGAATGTCCTCGCTGGTCACAAGGAGGCGGACAGGATCCTCTAGGCAAGTCCCAACATCTATGAGCCTCGTGGGGAGGTGGTCAGGTTTTCTTGCTGTGACGGACTGGCAGTGTTGGTGATAGCTCTTCCCGGCGTCGCAATCATCGACCCAGGGCCGAACGACGTCACGGACAAGGCATTCGAGATCCACATCGAGGATTTCTCGCCGAAGTGCTGTGTAGATGATTAATCTGGGGACAAGTAGAGGGTTATTTCTAGTCCAAATACATTTGGGGAATAAAAACGAGCCCATTTCGTCTGCCGTTTCTCCTGGCAGGGATGACTCAATCAACTGCACCGTCCAACCAGCTGGCGGTTCGTATTCCGATTTCCCGTAACGCCTTGTTCCCGGACATGTCTTTAATTCAATGAGTGGCCTCTTCAGAGGCCCGGGAATTAGCCCGGCCTGAAGAGTCCGACAGAGGTAGCAACCCATGGCGGCCGCCTGTTTTAGTGCGGCGAAGTTTGGGTGGTGGTTGAAGTAGACTGTAATTCCTGTTTTTTGGGACCCCATGTGAATAGCGATCTTAATTTGTTCTTTGTCGCCTTTGCTTGTATCCCGGAGGTCTGTTCCTCGTTCAGGGCTGATCCTTTCATCTTGATCACCATCGCAAGGGTGTCCAACGAGAAAATGCAGACGGTCCACTTGGCCCGGGCTCAAGTTACCCAGCCCTATGCCTCTCTTTGCTTCGTCTTTGTGCTCATTGGCCAATGGATTGTTCTGTTCCCGGCGCAGGGCATCGAGCGCAAAGTCGAGATCGTCCAAAGAGTCGTCATCAAGCCGACTTGAGAAATGTTCACTGTCTCCGGACGTCCGGAATGTTGCCAGCAGGACCCAAATATGGAATTTCCAGGGGATGCGACTACATCGAGTACACCTCTGCTCAGCGATGCAGGCAGGGTCGCTATTTGGTGCCATTCTGGTCGGTTTGCGCTACAGGTCACTTGGGAATCGATGAAGAGGGTTCACAGTGAAAATGGGATGAACAGGTTAAAGGAAATAGAGAGGAAAGGAATGTGCGTTAAGAGGGGGCTGTGAGGGGTTGACACACAACTCACGTGGCTGATTCTTGGCCAAATGTGCAGAGAAGCGAGACTACTTGGTCCATTTCCTTATATATCAACTTGtcgatttcttttttatctatcttagaaaatatccATGTGGCTAAGAATCGAAGAAAGCTAGTTCCTTTGCCCGTGTTAATCAATCTTGGAATCATTGATTGTGAGAAACAGGATCCATATCACGATTGTGGGAATCACCTGAGCCAAAATTGGGCTGGTCATGAATGAGGCTGTGAAAGCAACCACTCCTGTCATACCACGTCTGAATCAAGTTTAGTCTCATGTTACTCATCCTCCCGAGGGTTAAAGAGAGCTGAGCTCCCCCCCAAAGCATCTCACAGGTCGGATTAGCGTGTAAACAGTTGGACTATTGAAGTAATTTAACCTCATTGTATACCCAGAGGGTAGATTGAGGTAACCCAGCCAGAGAAATATAGTTGAACTGTTAGCCAGAAAAACCCCAGAAAAAAATGTCCGACACCCATCCTCGCCCACAGCCCTGATCCTATTGTTCATTTTTTTTATCACTTATTTCTCCATGACAAGCGCATCTTCCTCCGCCACCGGCGGCGCCAAACTTGGTCTGTAAGGTATGTTGGGGTAATTACTTGACATGTTCATTCATTGTTGATTTCAGTAAGTCACTGCTGGAGCAACTCGTGGTGACCCAAAGCCATAGATTCGAGCCATTTACCTGGTATTACACTGGTTAATGTAGAGCATCCTCACGACATATTCCGGAATATTTCACAGCTTTGGATGCTTCTATTAGCGTTAGAAAACAGGTAGATACTCATACTATTGCTTTTGTTGCCACCATGATGGCTCTGAAGAGGGCACTTGCTACAGTACTTAACATGGTTATCAACACGGACCGGCATTCAACCCCAACACCGCAAAACAATGCCGGAAATGGTTGAATAATTACTTTACACGGAAACTAGCTGCTCTTATTTCAAGAAATAGAAAGGTTTCTTTGATATGTGCAAAGTTAACCTCGAGATTACGTCCAGGGGATATACATAATGGCAAGTCATCATCTACGCAGGTGCAGTCTGGAATTTGTCGGTACAAGTTAGGGATAACATAAGAAAACACTCGAACggaatt is a window encoding:
- a CDS encoding HET domain-containing protein encodes the protein MGSFLFPKCIWTRNNPLLVPRLIIYTALRREILDVDLECLVRDVVRPWVDDCDAGKSYHQHCQSVTARKPDHLPTRLIDVGTCLEDPVRLLVTSEDIPKAAEPPKYLTLSYCWGQSNNPAKTTSQNFGKRRENIDTEDLPQTIQDAIRLTRAMKIRYLWVDALCIIQNLEDFYLEATKMESYYAGGYCLISATGFSDSSEGLFPDRKIGNYHTKTCTFGYSSRHKSYYLLKNPSNNLLWEACRHQPVQERAWCLQERLLSKRILHITAEAVFWQCPSICKTSEFYQNSESWPSEIEIERKIAHMADDWGLSPRDCLRKIEQVKREKNVEKARKDLSGNYSAPLIIGCHKILNQPSTTDMWLAWTRLIQNYLFMELSYEDDRLTAIQGLGHRLAELHEDKYFGGIFLSHLAHGLLWRGKKRPQGRRSTSCPTWSWVVAKPIEFISLERSLVSNIEDDAIFPLSTSMIPMMGQETRSLYLRVPLVPMAKFTLQGSPALKTSAIWVYRDVEFTLCFDEENLVPCDLRHVKVILLGYTQGCESLAGLVVRNSMGSSQYVERTGYTEVKAMNSDMMGTAWGLDKLFEPWIESVNLV